In the Micromonospora narathiwatensis genome, one interval contains:
- the ligD gene encoding non-homologous end-joining DNA ligase, with protein sequence MPQLVPPMLASSGALPTGPGWGYEFKWDGVRAIGYVNGGFRLLSRNDRDVTRAYPELDELARLLAGRRAVLDGEIVALDGDNRPSFAALQRRMHVRSPAAALVAATPVRVYLFDLLHLDGRDLTPLPYTERRAALEKLGLSGDSVDTPPYWTGEAGRDLATAAAELGLEGVVAKQLRSPYQPGRRAPAWVKVPLNDTVEVIVGGWKPGAGRRAGTIGSLLLGMYDAHDRLHYIGHVGTGFTQTVLRDLQQRLKPLSRPDSPFDSPVPREHARHAVWVDPNLVGDVTFRSWTPDRRLRHPSWKGLRSDREPTEIRLQA encoded by the coding sequence ATGCCGCAGCTCGTGCCGCCGATGCTCGCCTCCAGTGGCGCCCTGCCCACCGGACCCGGCTGGGGCTACGAGTTCAAGTGGGACGGCGTCCGCGCGATCGGCTACGTCAACGGCGGGTTCCGACTGCTCAGCCGCAACGACCGGGACGTCACCCGGGCGTACCCGGAGCTGGACGAACTCGCCCGGCTGCTGGCCGGGCGGCGGGCGGTGCTCGACGGAGAGATCGTGGCGCTCGACGGCGACAACCGGCCCAGCTTCGCCGCGCTCCAGCGCCGGATGCACGTCCGGTCGCCGGCCGCCGCGCTGGTCGCGGCGACCCCGGTACGGGTGTACCTGTTCGACCTGCTGCACCTCGACGGACGCGATCTCACGCCGCTGCCGTACACCGAGCGGCGCGCGGCGCTGGAGAAGCTGGGGCTCAGCGGTGACAGCGTCGACACCCCGCCCTACTGGACCGGCGAGGCCGGCCGGGATCTGGCCACGGCGGCGGCGGAACTCGGCCTGGAGGGGGTCGTCGCGAAGCAGCTCCGGTCGCCGTACCAGCCGGGCCGCCGCGCGCCGGCGTGGGTGAAGGTGCCGCTCAACGACACCGTCGAGGTCATCGTGGGCGGCTGGAAACCGGGCGCCGGCCGGCGGGCCGGCACGATCGGCTCCCTGCTGCTCGGCATGTACGACGCGCACGACAGACTGCACTACATCGGGCACGTCGGCACCGGCTTCACCCAGACCGTGCTGCGCGACCTTCAGCAGCGCCTGAAGCCGCTGAGCCGGCCGGACTCGCCCTTCGACTCCCCGGTGCCGCGCGAACACGCCCGTCACGCCGTCTGGGTCGACCCGAACCTGGTCGGGGACGTCACGTTCCGGTCCTGGACCCCCGACCGCCGGCTCCGTCACCCCTCGTGGAAGGGGTTGCGCAGCGACCGGGAACCGACCGAGATCCGCCTGCAAGCGTAG
- a CDS encoding maleylpyruvate isomerase family mycothiol-dependent enzyme, whose product MTGLSFDRHCAEIVAQSDLLRAHLDRADLTVAVPSCPGWNLGQLVRHLGGGQRWAAEVVRTRATVPPTDTHFRDLSAYAREEPAVVGPWLVESAAELAGALNAAGPEVMTWTPLPVPAATVFWARRFAHETLMHRADAALALGEDLAVDPAVAVDALDEWMELGSLPMMFDFYPERRTLLGPGRTLHLHATDLPAEAGAEWLVDLTGDTLAWRRAHEKAAVAVRGPVTELLLLVYRRRPVGEAAVEVLGDAALLDLWLDRVQFG is encoded by the coding sequence ATGACCGGGCTGAGCTTCGACCGACACTGCGCCGAGATCGTCGCCCAGAGCGACCTGCTGCGCGCCCATCTCGACCGGGCCGACCTCACCGTCGCCGTGCCGTCGTGCCCCGGCTGGAACCTGGGCCAGCTGGTGCGGCACCTCGGTGGTGGCCAGCGCTGGGCCGCCGAGGTGGTACGGACCCGGGCGACCGTCCCGCCCACCGACACGCACTTCCGCGACCTGTCGGCGTACGCGCGGGAGGAGCCGGCGGTGGTCGGCCCCTGGCTGGTCGAGTCCGCCGCCGAGCTGGCCGGCGCGCTGAACGCCGCCGGCCCCGAGGTCATGACGTGGACTCCGCTGCCGGTCCCGGCCGCGACGGTGTTCTGGGCCCGTCGGTTCGCCCACGAGACGCTGATGCACCGCGCCGACGCCGCGCTCGCGCTGGGCGAGGACCTCGCCGTCGACCCGGCGGTGGCCGTCGACGCGCTGGACGAGTGGATGGAGCTGGGCTCCCTGCCGATGATGTTCGACTTCTATCCGGAGCGGCGCACGCTGCTCGGCCCCGGCCGTACCCTGCACCTGCACGCCACCGACCTCCCGGCCGAGGCGGGTGCGGAGTGGCTGGTCGACCTCACCGGCGACACGCTGGCCTGGCGGCGGGCGCACGAGAAGGCCGCCGTGGCCGTACGCGGGCCGGTCACCGAGTTGCTGCTGCTGGTCTATCGACGGCGGCCGGTCGGCGAGGCGGCCGTCGAGGTCCTCGGCGACGCCGCGCTGCTCGATCTCTGGCTGGACCGGGTCCAGTTCGGCTGA
- a CDS encoding carbohydrate ABC transporter permease — MSAVTTPVTRSPDAGPAPAAESAWSRWANAHRKWLFAAPAMAFVAALIIFPVAWTGYLSLTDAEGSVRAESNFIGFQNYLDVLSDTERFWPAVWRTVLFTGVVLLVEVALGMAIALLLWRPFRGEKWVRVAILLPLVATPVAVGMMWRLIFDPNIGMANQLLSWVGIGPQPWLAGQNSALPTTMFIDIWQWTPMVVLILLAGLTALSDEPQEAALIDGASTWQRFRHVTLPLLMPTVIVAILLRGIDALKTFDILYATKGRGGGSFHEVETLNVYAYGLSFDYNEYGVSSTVLIIFFLIIIGVMWALTYRKKGLER, encoded by the coding sequence ATGTCAGCCGTCACCACACCCGTTACCAGATCGCCCGACGCCGGCCCGGCACCCGCGGCGGAGTCGGCCTGGTCGCGCTGGGCCAACGCGCACCGCAAGTGGCTCTTCGCGGCACCCGCCATGGCGTTCGTCGCCGCGCTGATCATCTTCCCGGTGGCGTGGACCGGATACCTCAGCCTGACCGACGCCGAGGGCTCGGTACGCGCCGAGAGCAACTTCATCGGGTTCCAGAACTATCTCGACGTGCTCAGCGACACCGAGCGGTTCTGGCCGGCGGTGTGGCGCACCGTCCTCTTCACCGGCGTCGTGCTCCTCGTCGAGGTCGCGCTCGGCATGGCGATCGCCCTGCTGCTGTGGCGGCCGTTCCGCGGTGAGAAGTGGGTCCGGGTCGCCATCCTCCTGCCGCTGGTGGCCACCCCGGTCGCGGTCGGCATGATGTGGCGGCTGATCTTCGACCCCAACATCGGCATGGCGAACCAGCTGCTCAGCTGGGTCGGCATCGGCCCACAGCCCTGGCTGGCCGGCCAGAACTCGGCCCTGCCGACGACGATGTTCATCGACATCTGGCAGTGGACGCCGATGGTCGTGCTGATCCTGCTGGCCGGCCTGACCGCGCTCTCCGACGAGCCCCAGGAGGCGGCCCTCATCGACGGCGCCAGCACCTGGCAGCGGTTTCGGCACGTCACCCTGCCGCTGCTGATGCCCACCGTGATCGTCGCGATCCTGCTGCGTGGCATCGACGCGCTGAAGACCTTCGACATCCTCTACGCCACCAAGGGCCGCGGCGGCGGGTCGTTCCACGAGGTGGAGACCCTCAACGTCTACGCGTACGGCCTGAGCTTCGACTACAACGAGTACGGCGTGTCATCGACGGTCCTCATCATCTTCTTCCTGATCATCATCGGGGTGATGTGGGCCCTGACCTACCGCAAGAAGGGGCTGGAGCGATGA
- a CDS encoding DUF2267 domain-containing protein encodes MADLEFFEKVAARAGVPSETARSLAEATLRTLAERISGGTAADLADHVAHELRPLLARARPEEPQAFGHDEFLRRVAERAGVAPDIAERGVPAVLQTLDPVVGHQRFEQAMSQLPAEIRALAQPVPRRR; translated from the coding sequence ATGGCTGACCTGGAGTTCTTCGAGAAGGTGGCGGCACGGGCGGGCGTCCCGTCGGAGACGGCGCGGTCCCTGGCCGAGGCCACGCTGCGTACCCTCGCGGAGCGGATCAGCGGCGGCACGGCGGCGGACCTGGCCGACCACGTGGCCCACGAGCTGCGTCCGCTGCTGGCCCGGGCCCGCCCCGAGGAGCCGCAGGCGTTCGGCCACGACGAGTTCCTGCGGCGGGTCGCGGAGCGTGCGGGGGTGGCGCCGGACATCGCCGAGCGCGGCGTGCCGGCCGTCCTGCAGACCCTGGACCCGGTGGTCGGGCACCAGCGGTTCGAGCAGGCGATGTCGCAACTGCCGGCGGAGATCCGGGCCCTGGCCCAACCGGTGCCGCGCCGGCGCTGA
- a CDS encoding FadR/GntR family transcriptional regulator produces MEPYSSGGIAAQHAPAEAGLHARVLEHLGTAICGGEFAPGAVLNIDELVDRYEVSRSVVREVLRVLASIGFIETRRRVGVTIRPAHDWNVFDPQVIRWRLASDSRIAQLRSITELRTAIEPHAAMLAASRVGHDEASDLVGLAAKMWAAGQAGDEERFLRLDIEFHRRVLLASGNEMFVRLQDLVAEVLTGRHKHHLMPHHPHEQALQLHAEVAQAIQRHDGERAREAMVQLMEQAFDEMKSIWDQTAEPAR; encoded by the coding sequence GTGGAACCGTACTCCTCCGGGGGCATCGCCGCCCAGCACGCCCCTGCCGAAGCCGGGCTGCACGCCCGCGTGCTCGAGCACCTCGGCACCGCCATCTGCGGCGGCGAGTTCGCCCCCGGGGCGGTCCTCAACATCGACGAACTGGTCGACCGGTACGAGGTGTCCCGCTCGGTGGTCCGCGAGGTGCTGCGGGTGCTGGCATCGATCGGATTCATCGAGACCCGCCGAAGGGTCGGGGTGACGATCCGGCCGGCGCACGACTGGAACGTCTTCGACCCGCAGGTGATCCGGTGGCGGCTCGCCTCGGACAGCCGGATCGCCCAGCTCCGGTCGATCACCGAGCTGCGCACCGCCATCGAGCCGCACGCCGCCATGCTGGCCGCCAGCCGGGTCGGTCACGACGAGGCGAGCGACCTCGTCGGGCTCGCGGCGAAGATGTGGGCCGCCGGCCAGGCCGGCGACGAGGAGCGCTTCCTGCGCCTCGACATCGAGTTCCACCGACGGGTGCTGCTCGCCTCCGGCAACGAGATGTTCGTCCGGTTGCAGGATCTGGTCGCGGAGGTGCTCACCGGCCGGCACAAGCACCACCTCATGCCGCACCACCCGCACGAGCAGGCGTTGCAACTGCACGCCGAGGTCGCCCAGGCGATCCAGCGGCACGACGGTGAGCGCGCCCGGGAGGCGATGGTTCAGCTCATGGAGCAGGCGTTCGACGAGATGAAGTCGATCTGGGACCAGACCGCCGAGCCCGCCCGGTAG
- a CDS encoding GNAT family N-acetyltransferase, with amino-acid sequence MFQPAYPIRTARLTLRPVTLDDLDDVYAYQSRPDVVRWMLGTGPRTREQSRASVVAMTGEDALRAEGDCLTLAAVTDTGVIGTVELVWRSRLDRTAELGYVFHPDHGGRGLATEAATALLDWGFDEFGLHRIYARCHGRNDASARLMARLGMRQEAHLVESYLFRGEWADQLVFAVLAREWRSRAGR; translated from the coding sequence ATGTTTCAGCCGGCGTACCCGATCCGAACCGCCCGCCTGACCCTGCGCCCGGTCACCCTCGACGACCTCGACGACGTGTACGCGTATCAGAGCCGACCCGACGTCGTCCGCTGGATGCTCGGTACCGGGCCGCGTACCCGGGAGCAGTCGCGGGCGTCGGTGGTGGCCATGACGGGCGAGGACGCGCTGCGCGCGGAGGGCGACTGCCTGACCCTGGCCGCGGTCACCGACACCGGGGTGATCGGCACCGTGGAGTTGGTCTGGCGCAGCCGGCTCGACCGCACGGCCGAGCTCGGGTATGTGTTCCACCCGGACCACGGAGGTCGGGGGCTGGCCACGGAGGCGGCCACCGCGCTCCTCGACTGGGGGTTCGACGAGTTCGGGCTGCACCGGATCTACGCCCGGTGTCACGGCCGCAACGACGCGTCCGCCCGGCTGATGGCCCGCCTCGGCATGCGGCAGGAGGCGCACCTTGTCGAGAGCTACCTGTTCCGGGGCGAGTGGGCCGACCAGCTCGTCTTCGCCGTCCTGGCCCGCGAGTGGCGGTCCCGGGCCGGGCGCTGA
- a CDS encoding ABC transporter substrate-binding protein: MGLSACGGGGDGGSGSKTLRVTLVNHVWTENIKKALPEFEKQTGLKVEVTQLGEDQLSDQYNVKLNAGSSDLDVMMYRPLQEGKLFAKNKYLADLTERTKSDGAFDFSDFQAGPVQATTYDDKVVGVPIITESEVLYYRKDLLEKSGFTTPPKTLDELKEQAAKVEADNPGVAGFVSRTGKAAAVTQFSSFLYSFGGDFVDGSGKASVNTEQAKQAYAYYGGLLREHGPKNISTDMSWSEAMAIFTQGKAAFYTEANSLYKNATDPAKSKVSDTVGFAAFPAGPAGSKPYNIPSWALGINDGSKNKDNAWKFIQWAAGKEQSLEQQKAGVPGARASVWANPEGIATYPKDLAEATTASTANGVGHDRPLVVKVAQAREIVGQPIVDAITGKDAAASADAANTAFQKFLDDEAK, from the coding sequence ATGGGCCTGTCCGCCTGCGGCGGCGGGGGTGACGGCGGCAGTGGGTCGAAGACCCTGCGCGTGACGCTGGTGAACCACGTCTGGACCGAGAACATCAAGAAGGCCCTGCCGGAGTTCGAGAAGCAGACGGGCCTCAAGGTCGAGGTCACCCAGCTCGGTGAGGACCAGCTCTCCGACCAGTACAACGTCAAGCTCAACGCCGGATCCAGCGACCTCGACGTGATGATGTACCGGCCGCTGCAGGAGGGGAAGCTGTTCGCCAAGAACAAGTACCTCGCCGACCTGACCGAGCGGACCAAGTCCGACGGCGCCTTCGACTTCAGCGACTTCCAGGCCGGCCCGGTGCAGGCCACCACGTACGACGACAAGGTCGTCGGCGTGCCGATCATCACCGAGTCGGAGGTCCTCTACTACCGCAAGGACCTGCTGGAGAAGTCCGGTTTCACCACCCCGCCGAAGACCCTTGACGAGCTCAAGGAGCAGGCGGCGAAGGTCGAGGCCGACAACCCCGGGGTCGCGGGCTTCGTGTCCCGTACCGGCAAGGCCGCCGCCGTCACGCAGTTCTCCAGCTTCCTGTACAGCTTCGGCGGCGACTTCGTCGACGGCAGCGGGAAGGCCTCGGTCAACACCGAGCAGGCCAAGCAGGCGTACGCCTACTACGGCGGGCTGCTGCGCGAGCACGGCCCGAAGAACATCAGCACCGACATGAGCTGGTCCGAGGCGATGGCGATCTTCACCCAGGGCAAGGCGGCCTTCTACACCGAGGCCAACTCGCTCTACAAGAACGCCACCGACCCGGCCAAGTCGAAGGTCTCCGACACCGTCGGCTTCGCGGCCTTCCCGGCCGGCCCGGCCGGCTCGAAGCCGTACAACATCCCGTCCTGGGCGCTCGGCATCAACGACGGGTCGAAGAACAAGGACAACGCCTGGAAGTTCATCCAGTGGGCGGCCGGCAAGGAGCAGTCCCTGGAGCAGCAGAAGGCCGGCGTCCCCGGCGCCCGCGCCTCGGTCTGGGCCAACCCGGAGGGCATCGCCACCTACCCGAAGGACCTCGCCGAGGCCACCACGGCCAGCACCGCCAACGGCGTCGGCCACGACCGTCCGCTGGTCGTGAAGGTCGCCCAGGCGCGCGAGATCGTCGGCCAGCCGATCGTCGACGCGATCACCGGCAAGGACGCGGCCGCCTCGGCGGACGCGGCGAACACGGCGTTCCAGAAGTTCCTCGACGACGAGGCGAAGTAG